The following coding sequences lie in one Primulina huaijiensis isolate GDHJ02 chromosome 2, ASM1229523v2, whole genome shotgun sequence genomic window:
- the LOC140960942 gene encoding amino acid transporter AVT1D-like isoform X1 encodes MKLEEEDFGPDRMIQIETDDEENEAERVCHNHEDDSESDITRPSRDPSFNGMDSDPCGSWPQSYRRSMDMYTMLTPPSVSIPRNSFLQQSGDKRPQTISDTEFSLSKPLISATSDKEEVTSSALPVREFTACGLRVSISELSSTQQCTYSQSVINSVNALCGIGVLSTPYALKEGGWLSIALLFAFGIITCYTGILLKRCLESSTQLQTYPDIGQAAFGLGGRICIAVILYLELYSSCIEFLIMMSDNMSAFFPNAQMDIARIHLDSYQICAIVATLVILPTVWLRNLSLLSYISVGGVFTMILVVLCLLWVGATSEIGFHPSGNALNFARLPITIGIYSFCYGSHSVFPNIYSSMDDPSRFPSLLVFSFAIAGLLYAGVAVFGFLMFGEDTNPQFTLNLPTKLVASNIAGWTVVVAPVTKFALSLTPVALGIEELLPPAQSRSQFVSIFIRTSLVASTLVVALTVPYFGSLMAMIGSFLVMLVSVIIPCACYMRIHRGGLTKLQIAVCVFIIVVGVFCAIVGTYSAMASMTES; translated from the exons ATGAAGCTGGAAGAAGAAGACTTTGGTCCAGACCGCATGATTCAAATCGAGACAGATGATGAAGAAAATGAGGCTGAAAGGGTATGTCACAATCATGAAGATGATTCTGAATCTGACATTACCCGCCCCTCGCGAGACCCTTCGTTTAACGGTATGGATTCAGATCCTTGTGGTTCTTGGCCTCAAAGTTACAG GCGATCGATGGACATGTACACAATGTTAACACCTCCCTCGGTTAGCATCCCAAGGAACAGCTTCTTGCAGCAATCGGGAGATAAGAGACCACAGACAATATCAGATACCGAATTTTCGCTATCAAAGCCTCTCATATCCGCAACCAGCGATAAAGAAGAAGTTACCTCCTCAGCACTTCCTGTGAGGGAATTCACCGCTTGTGGATTACGGGTTTCTATCAGCGAACTGTCATCGACACAGCAGTGTACATATTCTCAATCAGTAATCAACT CGGTAAATGCTTTGTGCGGAATAGGAGTCCTTTCTACTCCATATGCACTCAAAGAAGGAGGGTGGCTCAGTATCGCGCTTCTCTTTGCCTTTGGAATCATTACCTGCTACACCGGAATCTTGTTGAAGCGATGTTTAGAAAGCTCGACTCAACTGCAAACTTATCCAGATATCGGGCAGGCTGCTTTCGGGTTGGGTGGCCGAATATGCATTGCT GTCATCTTGTATCTGGAGCTATAT TCTTCTTGTATCGAATTCTTGATCATGATGAGCGATAACATGTCGGCCTTTTTCCCAAACGCTCAAATGGATATTGCCAGGATTCACCTCGACTCGTATCAAATCTGTGCTATTGTTGCCACCCTTGTTATTCTTCCAACGGTTTGGCTAAGAAACCTCAGTTTGCTATCATACATTTCAG TTGGTGGAGTATTCACTATGATCCTTGTAGTGCTTTGCTTGTTATGGGTCGGGGCGACAAGTGAAATTGGCTTCCATCCAAGTGGAAACGCTTTAAACTTCGCCAGATTACCTATAACAATTGGTATATACAGTTTCTGCTATGGTAGCCATTCAGTCTTCCCGAACATATACTCTTCCATGGATGATCCTTCAAGATTTCCTTCACTTCTAGTTTTCAG CTTTGCAATTGCTGGTTTACTGTATGCTGGTGTGGCAGTATTTGGATTCCTAATGTTCGGCGAAGACACGAATCCTCAGTTCACGTTGAATCTGCCCACGAAGTTAGTAGCATCGAATATCGCGGGATGGACTGTG GTTGTGGCCCCTGTGACAAAGTTTGCTCTATCTCTTACTCCAGTCGCGTTAGGAATCGAAGAACTCCTGCCTCCTGCTCAGAGTAGATCCCAGTTTGTGTCTATATTCATCAGAACAAGTTTGGTTGCTTCGACGCTAGTTGTGGCCTTAACAGTTCCATATTTTG GATCCCTAATGGCAATGATAGGATCCTTTCTTGTGATGCTTGTG TCCGTGATCATACCCTGCGCCTGCTACATGCGAATTCATCGAGGGGGACTAACAAAGCTTCAG ATTGCAGTGTGCGTGTTTATTATCGTTGTGGGCGTATTTTGCGCCATCGTCGGCACGTACTCGGCAATGGCAAGCATGACAGAGTCGTAA
- the LOC140971124 gene encoding uncharacterized protein At5g02240-like, with translation MIRIPFTPSCSAATHKCWGSNLVNRISFSSNILPESSISSGVPFLRPRKGRISVFAMSASGKGTVLVTGAGGRTGQIVYKKLKERRDHYIARGLVRTPDSKEKIGGGDDVYIGDIRDTESIVPAIQGIDALIILTSAVPKMKPGFDPAKGGRPEFCFEDGAFPEQVDWFGQKNQIDAAKAAGVKQIVLVGSMGGTDPNHPLNSLGNGNILVWKRKAEQYLADSGVPYTIIRAGGLQDKDGGLRELIVGKDDELLQTETRTIARADVAEVCIQALNIEEAKFKAFDLASKPEGSGTPTTDFKSLFSQITTRF, from the exons ATGATACGTATCCCTTTCACCCCTTCGTGTTCAGCAGCGACCCATAAATGTTGGGGCTCCAATTTAGTCAATAGAATCTCCTTCAGTTCAAATATACTCCCAGAGTCGTCCATTTCTTCGGGAGTCCCATTCTTGCGTCCTAGAAAAGGGAGAATTTCTGTGTTTGCTATGTCTGCTTCGGGCAAAGGAACTGTTCTTGTTACTGGTGCCGGTGGTAGAACtg GCCAAATCGTTTACAAGAAACTGAAAGAGAGAAGAGATCATTACATTGCTAGAGGTTTGGTAAGAACTCCAGATAGCAAGGAAAAAATTGGTGGAGGCGATGATGTTTATATTGGGGATATAAGAGACACGGAAAGCATTGTTCCTGCAATACAAGGTATTGATGCCCTTATCATACTCACAAGTGCAGTTCCAAAGATGAAACCAGGGTTTGACCCAGCTAAAGGTGGAAGGCCTgaattttgttttgaagatGGAGCATTCCCGGAACAG GTTGACTGGTTTGGGCAAAAGAACCAAATAGATGCCG CCAAAGCTGCCGGGGTAAAGCAAATTGTGTTGGTGGGATCTATGGGAGGAACTGATCCAAACCACCCATTAAATAGTTTGGGAAATGGAAACATCTTG GTTTGGAAAAGAAAGGCCGAGCAATACTTGGCTGACTCAGGTGTCCCATATACCATAATTAG GGCGGGTGGCTTGCAAGATAAAGATGGTGGTTTACGAGAGTTAATTGTTGGAAAGGATGACGAACTTCTTCAGACAGAAACAAGAACGATTGCTCGAGCTGACGTTGCAGAAGTCTGCATTCAG GCGCTAAACATTGAGGAGGCTAAATTCAAGGCTTTCGACCTTGCATCGAAGCCTGAAGGTTCCGGTACACCAACCACAGACTTCAAGAGTCTTTTTTCCCAGATCACTACGCGATTCTGA
- the LOC140971123 gene encoding aspartic proteinase PCS1 has product MKIHSTFSFTAFLILLQTRIILFGSAEPMRIHRSNATTFLVLPLKIQEIPSVPSKLPFTHNVTLTISLSVGTPPQNVTMVLDTGSELSWLQCNATRVNQPVFQPARSVSYSPIACSSPTCTIRTQDFSIPASCDSKNLCHAILSYADASSSEGTLSMDTFIIAGSNFSGTIFGCMDSGFSSNPDEDSKTTGLMGMNRGSLSFVSQMEFKRFSYCISGSDFPGILLFGDSNFTWLVPLNYTPLIQISNPLPYFNRVAYTVQLEGIKVSDKPLQLPNYVFEPDHTGAGQTMVDSGTQFTYLLGPAYTALRNEFVNQTTNILRVFEDPNFVFQGAFDLCFRVPSNSTYLPELPSVSLLFHGAEITVSGQQLLYRVPGEVREIDSIHCFTFGNSDLLGVEAYIIGHHHQQNVWMEFDLENSRIGVASVRCDEEGQRFGVHH; this is encoded by the coding sequence ATGAAGATCCACTCAACCTTCTCCTTCACCGCGTTTCTCATACTGCTCCAGACCCGAATAATCCTTTTCGGGTCGGCTGAACCAATGCGCATTCACAGATCAAATGCAACCACATTCCTCGTCTTGCCACTGAAAATCCAAGAGATCCCATCTGTCCCGAGCAAGCTTCCCTTCACCCACAACGTCACTCTAACGATTTCACTGTCTGTCGGCACGCCTCCGCAGAACGTAACCATGGTGCTCGACACAGGCAGCGAGCTCTCATGGCTGCAATGCAACGCGACCCGGGTAAACCAACCCGTTTTCCAGCCGGCCCGATCGGTTTCTTACTCTCCAATCGCTTGTTCTTCGCCCACGTGCACGATCCGAACTCAAGATTTCTCCATACCCGCTTCGTGCGATTCCAAGAATCTGTGCCACGCCATTCTGTCGTACGCGGACGCATCGTCTTCGGAAGGAACTTTGTCGATGGACACTTTTATCATCGCCGGGTCGAATTTCTCCGGCACCATTTTCGGGTGCATGGATTCGGGGTTCAGCAGCAATCCGGATGAGGATTCCAAGACTACCGGGCTGATGGGCATGAACCGCGGCTCTCTCTCTTTCGTCTCCCAAATGGAATTCAAGAGATTCTCGTACTGCATTTCGGGCTCGGATTTTCCCGGTATTCTACTCTTCGGAGACTCCAATTTCACTTGGCTTGTGCCCTTGAACTACACCCCTTTGATCCAAATTTCCAACCCACTGCCATATTTCAACAGGGTGGCGTACACAGTCCAGCTCGAAGGCATCAAGGTCTCGGATAAGCCGCTCCAGCTACCAAATTACGTATTCGAACCAGACCACACCGGAGCAGGGCAAACAATGGTCGACTCAGGGACCCAGTTCACTTACCTCCTCGGCCCAGCTTACACCGCTCTGAGAAACGAATTCGTGAACCAAACCACCAACATCCTGCGGGTTTTCGAGGACCCGAACTTCGTGTTCCAGGGGGCGTTCGACTTATGCTTCCGGGTACCATCAAACTCGACTTATTTACCCGAACTTCCATCAGTGAGCCTGCTGTTTCATGGCGCGGAGATCACCGTCTCAGGGCAGCAGCTGCTGTATCGGGTCCCGGGAGAAGTGCGGGAGATTGATTCGATACACTGCTTCACGTTTGGCAACTCGGATCTGCTGGGGGTGGAGGCTTACATCATCGGACATCATCATCAACAGAATGTGTGGATGGAATTTGATCTGGAAAATTCAAGAATCGGCGTTGCTTCGGTGCGATGCGATGAAGAAGGACAAAGATTCGGTGTTCATCACTAA
- the LOC140958010 gene encoding probable WRKY transcription factor 49 yields MDELIKLTQGPADELVEELLDNESPFFLPQLHHDHGVLGSNHSPSILESCLLGSMGYSGPTIEDIESSLSYTNHGVHDFQHPDYKLSEECRISMLERDYMNKANHDNHKYTLRIKNCGNVMADDGYKWRKYGQKSIKNSPNPRSYYRCTNPRCSAKKQVERSIDDPDTHIITYEGLHLHFPYPFSLINSHLDKPDPPTKKHKGFMPEAQHKAHKGDRVAQDTGIEYGLDNIYPSPIDKEFEDQLKSPQGLLEDMVPLMIRKPFISKSNASTASSSSCASSPASSNSFPWSPNYSFLGYLFMFVAVHVM; encoded by the exons ATGgatgaactgataaaactgactCAAGGACCTGCAGATGAGCTAGTCGAAGAACTTCTCGACAACGAATCTCCGTTTTTTTTGCCTCAGCTTCATCATGATCACGGCGTATTGGGATCGAATCACAGCCCTTCGATATTGGAGTCCTGTCTCCTTGGGTCGATGGGGTATTCGGGTCCAACTATCGAAGATATCGAGAGTTCTTTATCATACACGAACCATGGAGTCCACGATTTTCAGCACCCAGATTATAAATTGTCGGAGGAATGCAG aATTTCAATGTTGGAAAGAGATTATATGAACAAGGCCAATCATGACAACCACAAGTATACTTTGCGAATCAAGAACTGTGGTAATGTAATGGCAGATGATGGGTATAAATGGAGGAAATATGGCCAGAAATCCATAAAAAATAGTCCAAATCCCAG AAGCTACTACCGTTGCACGAACCCGAGATGTAGTGCCAAAAAACAAGTGGAGCGGTCCATCGACGACCCGGATACCCATATTATCACATATGAAGGCCTTCACCTCCACTTTCCTTACCCATTTTCCTTAATCAACAGTCATCTGGATAAGCCCGACCCGCCCACTAAGAAACACAAAGGGTTCATGCCAGAAGCCCAACATAAAGCCCATAAAGGAGATCGAGTAGCCCAAGACACTGGAATTGAATATGGGCTTGACAACATCTATCCAAGCCCAATAGACAAGGAATTTGAGGACCAATTGAAGAGCCCACAAGGCCTGCTTGAAGATATGGTGCCATTGATGATCAGAAAGCCATTTATTAGTAAATCCAACGCTTCCACTGCTAGCTCTTCATCTTGTGCTTCTTCACCAGCTTCGTCCAATTCTTTTCCTTGGTCTCCAAATTACTCATTTCTAGGNTATCTATTTATGTTCGTGGCAGTCCATGTAATGTAG
- the LOC140960942 gene encoding amino acid transporter AVT1G-like isoform X2, whose product MKLEEEDFGPDRMIQIETDDEENEAERVCHNHEDDSESDITRPSRDPSFNGMDSDPCGSWPQSYRRSMDMYTMLTPPSVSIPRNSFLQQSGDKRPQTISDTEFSLSKPLISATSDKEEVTSSALPVREFTACGLRVSISELSSTQQCTYSQSVINSVNALCGIGVLSTPYALKEGGWLSIALLFAFGIITCYTGILLKRCLESSTQLQTYPDIGQAAFGLGGRICIAVSMIHEGFSSCIEFLIMMSDNMSAFFPNAQMDIARIHLDSYQICAIVATLVILPTVWLRNLSLLSYISVGGVFTMILVVLCLLWVGATSEIGFHPSGNALNFARLPITIGIYSFCYGSHSVFPNIYSSMDDPSRFPSLLVFSFAIAGLLYAGVAVFGFLMFGEDTNPQFTLNLPTKLVASNIAGWTVVVAPVTKFALSLTPVALGIEELLPPAQSRSQFVSIFIRTSLVASTLVVALTVPYFGSLMAMIGSFLVMLVSVIIPCACYMRIHRGGLTKLQIAVCVFIIVVGVFCAIVGTYSAMASMTES is encoded by the exons ATGAAGCTGGAAGAAGAAGACTTTGGTCCAGACCGCATGATTCAAATCGAGACAGATGATGAAGAAAATGAGGCTGAAAGGGTATGTCACAATCATGAAGATGATTCTGAATCTGACATTACCCGCCCCTCGCGAGACCCTTCGTTTAACGGTATGGATTCAGATCCTTGTGGTTCTTGGCCTCAAAGTTACAG GCGATCGATGGACATGTACACAATGTTAACACCTCCCTCGGTTAGCATCCCAAGGAACAGCTTCTTGCAGCAATCGGGAGATAAGAGACCACAGACAATATCAGATACCGAATTTTCGCTATCAAAGCCTCTCATATCCGCAACCAGCGATAAAGAAGAAGTTACCTCCTCAGCACTTCCTGTGAGGGAATTCACCGCTTGTGGATTACGGGTTTCTATCAGCGAACTGTCATCGACACAGCAGTGTACATATTCTCAATCAGTAATCAACT CGGTAAATGCTTTGTGCGGAATAGGAGTCCTTTCTACTCCATATGCACTCAAAGAAGGAGGGTGGCTCAGTATCGCGCTTCTCTTTGCCTTTGGAATCATTACCTGCTACACCGGAATCTTGTTGAAGCGATGTTTAGAAAGCTCGACTCAACTGCAAACTTATCCAGATATCGGGCAGGCTGCTTTCGGGTTGGGTGGCCGAATATGCATTGCTGTGAGTATGATCCATGAAGGATTC TCTTCTTGTATCGAATTCTTGATCATGATGAGCGATAACATGTCGGCCTTTTTCCCAAACGCTCAAATGGATATTGCCAGGATTCACCTCGACTCGTATCAAATCTGTGCTATTGTTGCCACCCTTGTTATTCTTCCAACGGTTTGGCTAAGAAACCTCAGTTTGCTATCATACATTTCAG TTGGTGGAGTATTCACTATGATCCTTGTAGTGCTTTGCTTGTTATGGGTCGGGGCGACAAGTGAAATTGGCTTCCATCCAAGTGGAAACGCTTTAAACTTCGCCAGATTACCTATAACAATTGGTATATACAGTTTCTGCTATGGTAGCCATTCAGTCTTCCCGAACATATACTCTTCCATGGATGATCCTTCAAGATTTCCTTCACTTCTAGTTTTCAG CTTTGCAATTGCTGGTTTACTGTATGCTGGTGTGGCAGTATTTGGATTCCTAATGTTCGGCGAAGACACGAATCCTCAGTTCACGTTGAATCTGCCCACGAAGTTAGTAGCATCGAATATCGCGGGATGGACTGTG GTTGTGGCCCCTGTGACAAAGTTTGCTCTATCTCTTACTCCAGTCGCGTTAGGAATCGAAGAACTCCTGCCTCCTGCTCAGAGTAGATCCCAGTTTGTGTCTATATTCATCAGAACAAGTTTGGTTGCTTCGACGCTAGTTGTGGCCTTAACAGTTCCATATTTTG GATCCCTAATGGCAATGATAGGATCCTTTCTTGTGATGCTTGTG TCCGTGATCATACCCTGCGCCTGCTACATGCGAATTCATCGAGGGGGACTAACAAAGCTTCAG ATTGCAGTGTGCGTGTTTATTATCGTTGTGGGCGTATTTTGCGCCATCGTCGGCACGTACTCGGCAATGGCAAGCATGACAGAGTCGTAA
- the LOC140971119 gene encoding uncharacterized protein produces the protein MAKEGPNWDGLLKWSLSHADGTKPSGNISEEDRRWFMEAMQAQTVDVVKRMKEITLVMQTPEQVLEAQGVTSEDIEDMLDELQEHVESIDMANDLHSIGGLVPLLAYLKNSHSNIRSKAAEVVSTIVQNNPKSQQLVMEANGLEPLLLCFNSDPDVTVRAKALGAITSLIMHNRDGVTAFRLANGYATLKDALNTENVRFQRKALNLIHYLVHENEADFGIVAELGFPRIFVHLASSEDADVREAALRGLLDLAQDRSSTSNVSLNEENNKLKQILQKRVEVISEMCAEDLAAAKEERLLVDSLWNTCYNEPSSLRENGLLFLPGEDAPPPDVASQHFQPPLRAWAASQNPDAKPSTIKNEAPLLIGPGPPTDNAS, from the exons ATGGCGAAGGAAGGTCCTAATTGGGATGGTTTACTGAAATGGAGTCTCTCTCATGCTGATGGTACCAAGCCTTCTGGTAATATAAG TGAGGAGGATAGAAGATGGTTTATGGAGGCAATGCAAGCACAGACAGTTGATGTTGTTAAACGAATGAAGGAGATAACACTTGTTATGCAGACCCCGGAGCAGGTTTTGGAGGCTCAGGGAGTAACTTCTGAAGATATTGAAG ATATGCTGGATGAGCTACAAGAGCACGTAGAGTCTATCGATATGGCAAATG ATCTTCATTCCATTGGTGGTCTGGTTCCTCTTCTTGCCTACCTGAAAAATTCCCATTCTAACATCAGGTCCAAGGCTGCAGAAGTTGTTAGCACTATTGTGCAGAATAATCCAAAGAGTCAGCAGTTAGTCATGGAAGCTAATGGTCTCGAACCGCTTCTATTGTGTTTTAATTCAGATCCGGATGTTACAGTTCGTGCAAAAGCACTTGGTGCAATCACAT CTCTAATCATGCATAATAGGGATGGAGTTACTGCATTTCGGTTGGCTAATGGATATGCGACCCTTAAAGATGCGCTAAATACCGAGAATGTGAGATTTCAAAG GAAAGCACTTAACTTGATCCATTATCTAGTGCACGAGAATGAGGCGGACTTTGGTATTGTGGCTGAGCTTGGATTCCCGCGTATTTTTGTGCACTTGGCTTCGAGCGAGGATGCTGATGTTCGCGAAGCTGCACTTAGGGGCCTTCTCGACCTAGCTCAAGATAGGTCAAGCACCTCCAATGTTAGTCTAAATGAAGAGAACAATAAACTGAAGCAAATTCTACAAAAGCGAGTTGAGGTTATCAGTGAGATGTGTGCTGAAGACCTTGCAGCTGCCAAAGAAGAAAGACTGCTCGTTGACTCCCTTTGGAACACGTGTTATAATGAGCCATCTTCTCTTCGTGAAAATGGGCTTCTTTTTCTCCCAGGAGAAGATGCACCTCCTCCTGATGTTGCCAGCCAGCATTTTCAACCCCCTCTCAGAGCTTGGGCTGCGAGTCAGAATCCGGATGCAAAACCAAGTACTATAAAGAATGAAGCTCCATTATTGATTGGTCCAGGGCCCCCAACTGACAATGCATCCTGA
- the LOC140960957 gene encoding uncharacterized protein encodes MSSPTEINRVDFLHKKRKMRAEPVGVPRPKHVRWSQVLEYIDPSSDLIVDPKKMSGEYVRDSNLDSTILTCNEDKTDPGYSKTRASNEPGSALSGSIECRSKTKPTSSESETLSDNEAELLGFGSLSEFGYPDYADYKEVEYLLLSSGIDPSDYILSSGDQDGGKKLTIDEEFEECFSMLML; translated from the exons ATGAGCAGCCCAACTGAAATAAACAG GGTAGATTTCTTGcacaagaaaagaaaaatgcgGGCTGAACCAGTGGGAGTGCCTCGGCCAAAACATGTGCGCTGGAGTcaagttcttgaatatattgATCCTTCTTCTGATCTCATCGTGGATCCAAAGAAAATGAGCGGCGAATATGTTAGAGACAGCAACTTAGACTCTACCATATTGACATGTAATGAGGATAAAACCGATCCCGGATATTCGAAAACTCGAGCATCTAACGAACCTGGTTCTGCCCTTTCTGGGAGCATAGAATGCAGATCAAAAACAAAACCGACTTCCAGTGAATCAGAGACGTTATCCGACAACGAGGCGGAGCTCCTAGGATTCGGAAGCCTTTCGGAATTCGGGTACCCGGATTATGCGGATTATAAGGAAGTCGAGTATCTGCTTCTCTCGAGTGGGATAGATCCCAGTGATTATATTCTTTCCTCTGGTGATCAAG ATGGTGGCAAGAAACTAACAATCGATGAGGAGTTTGAAGAGTGTTTTTCTATGCTTATGCTGTAG